The following proteins are encoded in a genomic region of Rhizobium sp. CCGE531:
- a CDS encoding type II toxin-antitoxin system Phd/YefM family antitoxin has protein sequence MNWPLQDAKNQFSKVVQKARSEGPQIVTLRGERAAVVLSAEDYDALLAGKPSLADDLLSGPAWDDEMADAVSKRSKTPSRDVLF, from the coding sequence ATGAATTGGCCATTGCAGGATGCGAAGAACCAGTTTTCAAAAGTCGTGCAGAAAGCGCGCAGTGAGGGACCGCAAATCGTCACCTTGCGCGGCGAACGTGCGGCTGTCGTCCTGTCTGCCGAAGACTATGATGCTCTCCTGGCCGGCAAACCGAGCCTTGCCGATGACTTGCTATCCGGACCGGCATGGGATGACGAAATGGCTGATGCCGTATCGAAGCGCAGCAAAACGCCAAGCCGGGATGTCCTTTTCTGA
- a CDS encoding type II toxin-antitoxin system VapC family toxin — protein sequence MYLVDTNVISEVRRGNSQAVAWLRSIDPSTVYLSVITLGEIMRGIALKRKSDPRAAAHLEEWLRKIRHDHGNRILAITDQIAVEWGRIAAQRPRGDADGLIAATAIVHDLIVVTRNVGDFDDTGASIINPWDQAPY from the coding sequence ATGTATCTGGTCGATACCAACGTCATCTCGGAAGTTCGGCGCGGTAATTCCCAGGCGGTTGCCTGGCTGCGCTCAATCGATCCCTCCACCGTTTATCTGAGTGTCATCACACTTGGAGAAATCATGCGCGGGATTGCGCTGAAGCGAAAATCGGACCCACGCGCCGCAGCGCATCTGGAAGAATGGCTGCGCAAGATCCGGCACGATCATGGCAATCGCATCCTTGCCATTACCGATCAGATTGCGGTCGAATGGGGACGTATCGCCGCACAGCGTCCGCGCGGTGATGCCGATGGATTAATCGCGGCAACGGCGATCGTTCATGACCTCATCGTCGTCACTCGCAACGTCGGCGATTTCGACGACACCGGCGCTTCAATCATCAACCCCTGGGACCAGGCGCCTTACTAA
- the ung gene encoding uracil-DNA glycosylase, with amino-acid sequence MAEASIKLEESWKEALSPEFESPYMQQLKAFLVEEKQRGKVIFPRGGEYFRALDLTPLDEVQVVILGQDPYHGFGQAHGLCFSVRPGVRIPPSLVNIYKELETDLGIPPARHGFLESWAEQGVLLLNSVLTVEESQAASHQGKGWERFTDAVIRRVNDECDGVVFMLWGSYAQKKAAFVDTERHLVLKAAHPSPLSAHNGFLGCGHFSKANAYLTEHGRDPIDWALPSNPDA; translated from the coding sequence ATGGCGGAAGCGAGCATCAAGCTGGAGGAGAGCTGGAAAGAGGCGTTGTCTCCGGAGTTCGAAAGCCCCTACATGCAGCAGCTCAAGGCCTTTCTCGTCGAGGAAAAGCAACGCGGCAAGGTGATTTTCCCGCGCGGCGGCGAATATTTCCGGGCGCTGGACCTGACGCCGCTCGACGAGGTGCAGGTCGTCATTCTCGGGCAGGACCCCTATCATGGTTTCGGGCAGGCGCATGGGCTCTGCTTCAGCGTGCGTCCCGGCGTGCGCATCCCGCCGTCGCTGGTCAATATCTACAAGGAACTGGAAACCGATCTCGGCATTCCGCCGGCGCGGCACGGCTTTCTGGAAAGCTGGGCGGAGCAAGGCGTCTTGCTGCTCAACAGCGTGCTGACGGTCGAGGAATCTCAAGCCGCATCGCATCAGGGCAAGGGCTGGGAGCGCTTCACCGACGCCGTCATCCGCAGGGTCAACGACGAGTGCGATGGCGTCGTCTTCATGCTCTGGGGCTCCTATGCGCAGAAGAAGGCCGCCTTCGTCGATACCGAGCGCCATCTGGTGCTGAAGGCGGCGCATCCGTCGCCGCTGTCGGCCCATAACGGCTTCCTCGGCTGCGGGCATTTTTCCAAGGCCAATGCCTATCTGACCGAACACGGCAGGGATCCGATCGACTGGGCGCTCCCGAGCAATCCGGATGCTTAA
- a CDS encoding AIPR family protein codes for MEQNKDLKDILASIDELAERGGVTRNRAFAAWFAINFFYQDEDEALESAASDGGNDQGIDIAFADENNQEIVVIQAHCPERFDKKAPKNKWDAITAALPFVNDPGKLLKTRPDLAETLTNLRETYPDYQVAAGFITLALRSPEIEDSVNAHQEDPKNKDVSFFFAPQEEIIARYKTLVSTERGIPEGTLNFSGGHIEDHGAYGRAWFGSVSAGELQRLYTEHRDDLFAGNIRLFLGARKGGINEQIIKTAKETPGSFWALNNGITIVADTAEPLATTDVSTSLKLTRFSIVNGCQTTSSLVQAKASKEAKVLTRVIAAKASIRTDIVRYNNSQNAVRIWSVRAADDLQQTLRAEFKAVGIDYAPKQVGSRRRKDLKTIELDKVTQFLASTQNEFLIQAIANKGELFDQPYQKLFYKGIPASEVYLSWLVGKIADEERQLTLKELGEDENSGLLGVTSAYWNIFSVYKLFEKAPAWKSPHVTLQKMQASEFNNAVRKYVKKAVELYYDAALDTYDRDEYGSFKSALRSSKFLQKMEGKIKIRVTRVAPKSLPDLVNVCKSIKL; via the coding sequence ATGGAACAGAACAAAGATCTGAAAGACATTCTCGCGTCGATCGATGAGTTGGCGGAACGCGGCGGAGTCACCCGTAATCGCGCTTTCGCTGCATGGTTCGCTATCAACTTTTTCTACCAAGACGAAGACGAGGCGCTTGAATCCGCGGCCAGCGATGGCGGCAATGATCAAGGCATTGATATCGCGTTCGCCGATGAAAACAATCAGGAGATTGTTGTCATCCAGGCTCACTGTCCGGAGCGCTTTGATAAGAAGGCTCCCAAGAATAAGTGGGACGCGATCACTGCTGCACTTCCGTTCGTCAATGATCCCGGCAAGTTGCTTAAGACACGGCCCGACTTAGCGGAAACCCTCACGAATCTGCGTGAGACATACCCAGATTATCAAGTCGCGGCTGGCTTCATTACCTTGGCATTGCGGTCTCCCGAGATCGAGGATTCAGTGAACGCCCACCAAGAAGACCCCAAAAACAAGGACGTTTCTTTCTTTTTCGCTCCACAAGAGGAGATTATCGCCCGCTATAAAACGCTCGTTTCGACGGAGCGTGGTATACCCGAAGGTACATTGAACTTCAGTGGCGGGCATATCGAAGACCACGGTGCATATGGCCGTGCCTGGTTCGGCTCAGTAAGCGCGGGCGAGCTTCAAAGACTATACACGGAACACAGAGATGATCTATTTGCGGGCAACATCCGTTTGTTTCTCGGCGCTCGCAAGGGCGGCATCAACGAGCAAATCATTAAGACCGCCAAAGAGACACCGGGTTCGTTCTGGGCGCTCAACAACGGCATAACTATAGTCGCAGATACGGCCGAGCCCTTGGCGACGACGGACGTGTCGACATCACTCAAGCTGACGCGATTCAGCATCGTAAACGGCTGCCAAACGACTTCGAGCTTGGTGCAGGCAAAAGCCTCAAAAGAGGCGAAGGTATTGACTCGAGTAATCGCGGCGAAAGCCTCGATTCGAACTGATATTGTACGTTACAATAACTCGCAGAACGCGGTTCGGATATGGTCGGTCCGCGCGGCTGACGATCTACAGCAAACTCTCCGTGCGGAGTTTAAGGCCGTTGGCATCGATTATGCGCCGAAGCAGGTGGGGTCGCGCCGCAGGAAGGATCTCAAGACGATCGAACTCGATAAGGTTACGCAGTTCCTGGCATCTACTCAGAATGAATTCCTTATTCAGGCCATCGCAAACAAAGGAGAACTCTTCGATCAGCCCTATCAGAAGCTGTTCTATAAAGGTATTCCGGCTTCGGAAGTTTACCTAAGCTGGTTAGTCGGTAAGATCGCCGATGAAGAACGTCAACTGACATTGAAAGAACTAGGCGAAGACGAGAACTCGGGTCTACTGGGTGTCACGAGCGCGTATTGGAACATTTTCTCCGTGTACAAGCTCTTCGAGAAGGCGCCTGCTTGGAAATCGCCGCATGTCACACTTCAGAAGATGCAAGCTTCAGAGTTCAATAATGCGGTCCGTAAGTATGTCAAAAAGGCCGTAGAATTGTATTATGATGCCGCGCTCGATACTTACGATAGAGATGAGTACGGATCGTTCAAAAGCGCGTTGCGGTCGTCGAAGTTCCTCCAAAAGATGGAAGGCAAGATCAAAATTCGCGTAACTAGGGTCGCGCCGAAATCTCTTCCGGATTTAGTGAATGTGTGCAAATCGATCAAGCTGTAG
- a CDS encoding FAD-dependent oxidoreductase → MKELPTTAKTVVIGGGIIGCSTAYHLGKLGFTDTVLLERKKLTSGTTFHAAGLVGQLRTSANITQMLGYSVDLYKKLEAETGLATGWKMNGGLRLACNEERWTEVKRQATTAQSFGLQMHLLTPQEARDLWPLMDVDDLVGAAFLPTDGQANPSDITQALAKGARMSGVSIFEDTEVLDLEIDKGRIRAVITERGRIECERVVVCAGQWTRTFAARFGVNVPLVSVEHQYLITESFGVPSNLPTLRDPDRLTYYKEEVGGLVMGGYEPNPIPWALDGIPKDFHYTLLDSNFDHFEQIMEQALMRVPALQTAGVKQLLCGPESFTPDGNFILGEAPEVRNFFVGAGFNAFGIASAGGAGMALAEWVAKGEPPYDLWPVDIRRFGRPHFDTDWVRTRTLEAYGKHYTMAWPFEEHSSGRPCRKSPLYDRLKAQGACFGEKLGWERPNWFADLFAGEEPKDIYTYGRQNWFDAVGREHKAVREAAVIFDQTSFAKFVLKGRDAEAAVSWIAANDVAKPVGALTYTQMLNDRGGIECDVTVARIAENEFYITTGTGFATHDFDWIARNIPADLHAELVDVTSAYSVLSLMGPKSRAILQAVTSADVSNAAFPFGKVKTVGIAGCPVRALRITYVGELGYELHVPVEYAATVYDGLMAAGREHGLINAGYRAIESCRLEKGYRAWGSDIGPDHTPIEAGLGWAVKTKKDIAFRGREAIERQLASGVKKMLACFVPDDPEIVLLGRETIYRDGQRVGWLSSGGYGYTIGKAIGYGYVRDPGGVTEDFVLSGRYELDVAQSRVACRVSLRPLYDPQMARIKG, encoded by the coding sequence ATGAAGGAACTGCCGACCACAGCAAAGACCGTCGTCATCGGCGGCGGCATCATCGGCTGCTCGACGGCCTACCATCTCGGCAAACTCGGCTTCACCGATACGGTGCTGCTGGAGCGCAAGAAGCTGACCTCGGGCACGACGTTCCATGCCGCCGGTCTCGTCGGCCAGCTGCGCACCAGCGCCAATATCACGCAGATGCTCGGCTATTCGGTCGATCTCTACAAGAAGCTCGAAGCGGAGACGGGGCTTGCCACCGGCTGGAAGATGAATGGGGGCTTGCGCCTTGCCTGCAACGAGGAGCGCTGGACGGAGGTCAAGCGGCAGGCGACGACGGCGCAATCCTTCGGCCTGCAGATGCATCTGCTGACGCCGCAGGAGGCGCGCGATCTCTGGCCGCTGATGGATGTCGACGACCTCGTCGGCGCCGCCTTCCTGCCGACGGATGGGCAGGCCAATCCTTCCGATATTACCCAGGCGCTGGCGAAGGGTGCGCGCATGAGCGGTGTCTCGATCTTCGAGGATACCGAGGTTCTCGATCTGGAGATCGACAAGGGCCGGATCCGCGCCGTCATCACCGAGAGGGGGCGCATCGAATGCGAGCGCGTCGTGGTCTGCGCCGGACAATGGACGCGGACGTTTGCTGCCCGTTTCGGCGTCAATGTGCCGCTCGTCTCGGTCGAGCATCAATATCTCATCACCGAATCCTTCGGCGTGCCCTCCAACCTGCCGACGCTGCGCGACCCGGATAGGCTCACCTACTACAAGGAGGAGGTCGGCGGGCTGGTCATGGGCGGCTATGAACCCAATCCCATCCCCTGGGCGCTCGACGGTATCCCGAAGGATTTCCACTACACGCTGCTCGACAGTAATTTCGATCATTTCGAGCAGATCATGGAACAGGCGCTGATGCGTGTGCCGGCGTTGCAGACGGCCGGCGTCAAGCAGCTGCTGTGCGGTCCGGAGAGTTTTACGCCCGATGGCAACTTCATTCTCGGCGAAGCGCCGGAGGTGAGGAACTTCTTCGTCGGCGCCGGCTTCAATGCCTTCGGCATAGCCTCCGCCGGCGGGGCCGGCATGGCGTTGGCCGAATGGGTCGCCAAGGGCGAGCCGCCCTACGACCTGTGGCCTGTCGATATCAGGCGTTTCGGCCGTCCGCATTTCGATACCGACTGGGTTCGCACCCGCACGCTGGAGGCCTATGGCAAGCACTACACCATGGCCTGGCCCTTCGAGGAGCATTCCAGCGGCCGGCCCTGCCGCAAGTCGCCGCTTTACGATCGCCTGAAGGCGCAGGGGGCCTGCTTCGGCGAAAAGCTCGGCTGGGAACGGCCGAACTGGTTTGCCGATCTCTTTGCAGGCGAGGAGCCGAAGGATATCTATACCTACGGCCGTCAGAACTGGTTCGATGCCGTCGGCCGAGAGCATAAGGCTGTACGCGAGGCGGCCGTTATCTTCGACCAGACCTCCTTCGCCAAATTCGTGCTGAAAGGCAGGGATGCCGAGGCGGCAGTGTCGTGGATTGCCGCCAATGATGTCGCCAAGCCTGTGGGTGCCTTGACCTATACTCAGATGCTGAACGACCGGGGCGGCATCGAATGCGATGTCACCGTCGCCCGCATCGCGGAGAACGAATTCTACATCACCACGGGCACCGGTTTCGCCACGCATGATTTCGACTGGATCGCGCGCAATATTCCGGCTGACTTGCATGCGGAGTTGGTGGATGTCACCTCCGCCTATTCGGTGCTGTCGCTGATGGGACCGAAGTCGCGTGCGATCCTGCAGGCCGTGACCTCGGCCGATGTTTCGAATGCTGCGTTCCCCTTCGGCAAGGTGAAGACCGTTGGCATTGCCGGTTGCCCCGTCAGGGCGCTGCGCATCACCTATGTCGGCGAACTCGGTTATGAGCTGCATGTGCCGGTCGAATATGCCGCCACCGTCTATGATGGGTTGATGGCGGCCGGGCGCGAACACGGCCTCATCAATGCCGGCTATCGCGCCATCGAGAGCTGCCGGCTGGAGAAGGGCTATCGCGCCTGGGGCTCCGATATCGGGCCGGATCATACGCCCATCGAAGCTGGGCTTGGCTGGGCGGTGAAGACGAAGAAGGACATCGCATTCCGTGGCCGCGAGGCGATCGAGCGGCAGCTCGCTTCGGGCGTGAAGAAGATGCTTGCCTGCTTCGTGCCAGACGATCCCGAAATCGTGCTTCTCGGCCGCGAAACGATCTATCGCGATGGTCAGCGCGTCGGCTGGCTGTCGAGCGGCGGCTACGGCTACACGATCGGCAAGGCCATCGGCTACGGCTATGTCCGCGATCCCGGCGGTGTCACCGAGGATTTCGTGCTTTCCGGCCGCTATGAGCTCGATGTCGCGCAGAGCCGCGTGGCGTGCCGGGTGTCGCTGAGGCCGCTTTATGATCCGCAGATGGCGCGGATCAAGGGGTGA
- a CDS encoding choline/ethanolamine kinase family protein, with amino-acid sequence MTATPEDRIHSLGIWRGPIEIAPLVGGITNRNYLVGNAGRRFVVRLGEDIPVHHISRANEVAASRAAHAAGLSPAVIHHESGILVLDYIDAKPLSADDIGEPAMMARVVALVRSCHRDVGRLFRGPAAIFWVFHVVRDYAAVLKAGGSRHGPMLPSFLEIAERLEREAGPFEIAFGHNDLLAANFLDDGTRLWLIDWDYAGFNTPLFDLGGLASNNEFSEAQEEAMLEAYFEAGASDDLRRRYQAMKCASLLRETMWSMVSEIHSDIDFDYSSYTAENLRRFESAWQSFRNS; translated from the coding sequence ATGACTGCGACGCCGGAAGACAGGATCCATTCTCTCGGCATCTGGCGCGGGCCGATCGAGATCGCCCCGCTGGTCGGGGGCATCACCAATCGCAACTATCTGGTCGGCAATGCGGGGCGACGCTTCGTCGTGCGGCTGGGTGAGGATATTCCCGTCCATCATATCAGCCGCGCCAACGAGGTGGCGGCGAGCAGGGCCGCCCATGCCGCGGGCCTCTCGCCCGCCGTCATCCATCACGAGTCCGGCATACTGGTGCTTGACTATATCGACGCAAAGCCGCTGTCGGCCGATGATATAGGTGAGCCCGCAATGATGGCCCGCGTCGTGGCGCTTGTCCGGTCTTGCCATCGCGATGTCGGCAGGCTTTTTCGCGGGCCGGCGGCGATCTTCTGGGTCTTCCATGTGGTCAGGGATTATGCGGCCGTTCTCAAGGCCGGCGGTAGCCGGCACGGGCCGATGCTGCCTTCCTTCCTGGAGATCGCCGAGCGGCTTGAACGCGAGGCCGGTCCCTTCGAGATCGCCTTCGGCCACAATGATCTGCTTGCCGCGAACTTCCTCGACGATGGCACGCGGCTTTGGCTGATCGATTGGGATTATGCCGGCTTCAACACGCCGCTCTTCGACCTCGGCGGCCTCGCCTCCAACAATGAATTTTCCGAAGCACAGGAAGAGGCGATGCTGGAAGCCTATTTCGAGGCTGGTGCCAGCGACGATCTGCGCCGCCGCTATCAGGCGATGAAATGCGCCTCACTCCTGCGCGAGACGATGTGGAGTATGGTTTCGGAAATCCATTCCGACATCGATTTCGATTATTCTTCCTATACAGCTGAAAATCTGCGGCGCTTCGAAAGCGCCTGGCAGAGCTTTCGCAATTCTTGA
- a CDS encoding DeoR/GlpR family DNA-binding transcription regulator yields MSGISQPPLHSNHREREILEELRLAGGASRIQFLAERLGVSEETIRRNIRSLEANGLVTKVHGGVHIKDSMIEPPLHLRMNENAEAKRMIAASVASMIEDGDALFLDVGSTTAFIAVALQKHQNLFVVTNAVAVAHALATRNGNRVFFAGGELRGHDGGAFGMEAANFLRRFNIRHAILSVGAINATSGFMLHDLEEAEYSREAAGRAENCIIVADSAKFGRSAPIVLSEPAMFDKLVTDDTPPSDIRAMLERNNIELVVANRQRVERR; encoded by the coding sequence ATGTCGGGCATATCCCAGCCACCGCTTCACTCTAATCATCGCGAACGCGAGATTCTGGAGGAACTGCGCCTGGCCGGCGGCGCGAGCCGCATCCAGTTCCTGGCCGAACGGCTCGGCGTTTCCGAAGAAACCATTCGCCGCAACATCCGCAGCCTCGAGGCCAACGGGCTCGTGACCAAGGTACATGGCGGGGTCCACATCAAGGACTCGATGATCGAGCCGCCGCTGCATCTGCGCATGAACGAGAATGCGGAAGCCAAGCGGATGATCGCCGCCTCCGTCGCATCCATGATCGAGGATGGAGACGCACTCTTCCTCGATGTCGGCTCAACCACGGCCTTCATCGCCGTCGCGTTGCAGAAGCACCAGAACCTCTTCGTCGTCACCAATGCCGTCGCAGTCGCTCACGCGCTCGCAACCCGCAACGGCAACCGGGTCTTCTTCGCCGGCGGCGAGCTGCGCGGGCACGACGGCGGCGCCTTCGGCATGGAGGCCGCCAATTTCCTGCGCCGCTTCAACATACGTCATGCCATCCTGTCGGTCGGCGCCATCAACGCCACTTCCGGCTTCATGCTGCACGACCTCGAAGAAGCGGAATATTCCCGGGAAGCGGCCGGCCGCGCCGAAAACTGCATCATCGTCGCCGACAGCGCCAAATTCGGACGCAGCGCACCCATCGTCCTCAGCGAACCGGCCATGTTCGACAAACTGGTCACCGACGACACACCGCCATCAGACATTCGCGCCATGCTGGAGCGCAACAATATCGAACTCGTTGTCGCCAACCGGCAGCGGGTGGAGCGGCGATAG
- a CDS encoding LysR substrate-binding domain-containing protein: MTFEQLAIFVAVAEREHLTNAAEAIHLTPSAVSSAIKNLEAYYRVELFHRVGRRIELTETGRSFLGEAKATLARVRAAELMLSELGGLQRGRLSLYASQTIASYWLPPLLMRFHRDYPGIELDLTIGNTRTVTEAVIDGAAELGFIEGEVDAPALSMKIVAQDALVIVVPPHHPWADGRQLTVADLANGTSWVMREEGSGTRSEFESAVVGFGASPRDLDVALVLPSNEAVLSAVCAGESAAAISSAAARAYLGQGLLVQAAFDLPARSFRLLRHKERHASKAAQTLEAMCKD, translated from the coding sequence ATGACCTTCGAGCAACTCGCAATTTTCGTCGCCGTCGCCGAGCGAGAACATCTGACCAATGCCGCGGAAGCCATCCACCTGACGCCTTCGGCGGTCAGTTCGGCGATCAAGAACCTTGAGGCCTATTACAGGGTGGAGCTGTTTCACCGGGTCGGGCGGCGGATCGAGCTGACGGAGACCGGGAGGTCCTTCCTAGGTGAAGCCAAGGCGACGCTTGCGCGCGTGCGCGCGGCGGAACTCATGCTGTCCGAACTTGGTGGGTTGCAGCGCGGCCGGCTCAGCCTCTATGCGAGCCAGACCATCGCCAGCTACTGGTTGCCGCCGCTGCTGATGCGGTTTCATCGCGATTATCCCGGCATCGAGCTGGATCTGACGATCGGCAACACGCGAACCGTCACGGAAGCCGTCATCGATGGTGCTGCCGAACTAGGCTTCATCGAGGGTGAAGTGGACGCGCCGGCTCTCTCGATGAAGATCGTCGCGCAGGATGCGCTCGTCATCGTCGTGCCGCCGCATCATCCCTGGGCGGATGGACGGCAGCTGACCGTCGCCGATCTCGCTAACGGCACCTCCTGGGTGATGCGGGAGGAGGGCTCGGGCACGCGTTCGGAATTCGAGAGCGCGGTCGTTGGGTTTGGGGCGTCGCCGCGCGATCTCGACGTGGCGCTCGTCTTGCCGTCGAATGAAGCGGTGCTATCCGCCGTCTGTGCCGGGGAAAGTGCTGCGGCTATTTCCAGTGCTGCGGCGAGAGCCTATCTCGGGCAAGGACTGCTGGTGCAGGCGGCATTCGATCTGCCGGCCCGCAGCTTCCGGCTGCTGCGCCACAAAGAGCGCCATGCCAGCAAGGCGGCCCAGACGCTGGAGGCGATGTGTAAGGATTAA
- a CDS encoding YeiH family protein, with product MSLAQRANTILPGLALTCAVALFAYAGEHVEVGLFGGRWIESLVLAIALGIAVCTLKPLKPAMKPGIDFSAKILLEIAIVLLGASISLSAIRGAGVWLIAGIAIVVILSIAATYVIGRALGLPPKLATLIACGNSICGNSAIVAVAPVIEADSQEIAAALAFTAVLGIAAVFLLPLLYFHLGMSVPQYGTLAGLTVYAVPQVLAATAPVGLLAVQTGTLVKLVRVLMLGPVIFLLGIATKAEAAGAGEQGSSHQSLVPWFICGFLGLMALRSFGLIPDALIAPMEVVSGILTVIAMAALGLSVNIRSVAHAGGRVIAAATLSLLMLAVISYGLIVALQIQ from the coding sequence ATGTCTCTTGCTCAACGCGCAAACACCATCCTTCCCGGCCTTGCACTCACCTGTGCCGTGGCCCTATTCGCCTATGCCGGCGAGCATGTCGAAGTCGGCCTGTTCGGGGGCCGATGGATCGAAAGCCTGGTGCTCGCCATCGCGCTCGGCATCGCCGTCTGCACTCTCAAGCCGCTGAAGCCCGCCATGAAGCCGGGCATCGATTTCAGCGCCAAGATCCTGCTGGAAATCGCCATCGTGCTTCTCGGCGCCTCCATCAGCCTCTCCGCCATTCGCGGCGCCGGCGTCTGGCTGATCGCCGGCATCGCCATCGTCGTCATTTTGTCGATCGCCGCCACTTACGTCATCGGACGGGCGCTTGGCTTGCCGCCGAAGCTGGCAACGCTGATCGCCTGCGGCAACTCGATATGCGGCAACTCGGCCATCGTGGCCGTTGCTCCCGTGATCGAGGCGGATTCGCAGGAGATCGCCGCAGCACTCGCCTTTACCGCCGTCCTTGGCATTGCGGCCGTGTTTCTGCTGCCGCTTCTTTATTTCCACCTCGGCATGAGCGTGCCGCAATACGGAACCCTGGCCGGACTGACCGTCTACGCGGTGCCGCAGGTGCTGGCCGCGACCGCGCCCGTCGGCCTGCTCGCTGTCCAGACCGGCACGCTGGTCAAGCTCGTCCGCGTCCTGATGCTGGGTCCCGTGATCTTTCTGCTCGGCATCGCCACCAAGGCCGAAGCGGCCGGCGCCGGCGAACAGGGCAGCAGCCATCAATCGCTTGTGCCCTGGTTCATCTGCGGCTTTCTTGGGCTGATGGCGCTGCGCTCCTTCGGCCTCATTCCGGATGCGCTGATTGCCCCGATGGAGGTGGTGTCGGGCATCCTGACCGTCATCGCCATGGCGGCACTCGGCCTGTCCGTGAATATCCGCTCCGTCGCGCATGCGGGCGGCCGGGTCATTGCTGCCGCGACGCTGTCGCTGCTGATGCTCGCCGTCATTAGCTACGGTTTGATCGTCGCCTTGCAGATCCAGTAG